The following coding sequences lie in one Saccopteryx bilineata isolate mSacBil1 chromosome X, mSacBil1_pri_phased_curated, whole genome shotgun sequence genomic window:
- the RAP2C gene encoding ras-related protein Rap-2c, which translates to MREYKVVVLGSGGVGKSALTVQFVTGTFIEKYDPTIEDFYRKEIEVDSSPSVLEILDTAGTEQFASMRDLYIKNGQGFILVYSLVNQQSFQDIKPMRDQIVRVKRYEKVPLILVGNKVDLEPEREVMSSEGRALAQEWGCPFMETSAKSKSMVDELFAEIVRQMNYSSLPEKQDQCCTTCVVQ; encoded by the exons ATGAGGGAATACAAGGTAGTGGTGTTAGGAAGCGGAGGGGTTGGCAAATCTGCCCTGACTGTGCAGTTTGTCACTGGGACTTTCATTGAGAAATATGACCCCACCATTGAAGATTTCTACCGCAAAGAGATCGAAGTGGACTCTTCCCCGTCCGTGCTGGAAATTCTGGACACTGCGGGAACTGAACAGTTTGCCTCCATGAGAGATCTCTACATCAAAAACGGCCAGGGTTTCATCCTGGTTTATAGTCTCGTTAATCAACAGTCTTTTCAG GATATCAAGCCAATGAGAGATCAGATTGTCAGAGTGAAGAGATATGAAAAAGTCCCACTAATCCTAGTAGGAAATAAAGTGGATCTGGAACCAGAGAGAGAGGTTATGTCTTCAGAAGGGAGAGCTCTGGCTCAAGAATGGGGCTGTCCTTTCATGGAGACATCGGCAAAAAGTAAATCAATGGTGGATGAACTTTTTGCTGAGATCGTCAGGCAAATGAACTATTCATCCCTGCCAGAGAAGCAAGATCAGTGTTGTACAACTTGTGTTGTCCAGTAA